From the genome of Rhodothermales bacterium, one region includes:
- a CDS encoding nuclear transport factor 2 family protein, translated as MKSIAGRLVCLLLFIAPAARAQDDTAGVRRAALDYIEGFYEGDSTKLVRSVHPTVTKFGYYIPRGQEAYTGEPMSYQAMMDFANAVAANPARKARPDAPKEVTIYEVQDQTASAKVVAWWGTDYLLLGKYDGKWMIVHVLWQSPPRG; from the coding sequence TCCGGCCGCCCGCGCCCAGGACGACACCGCCGGCGTACGACGCGCCGCGCTCGATTATATCGAGGGATTCTACGAGGGGGATTCGACCAAACTCGTCCGCAGCGTGCACCCGACAGTGACCAAATTCGGCTATTACATCCCGCGCGGGCAGGAGGCCTACACCGGCGAGCCGATGTCGTACCAGGCGATGATGGATTTCGCCAACGCCGTCGCCGCCAATCCGGCCCGGAAGGCCCGGCCGGACGCGCCGAAGGAGGTCACGATCTACGAGGTGCAGGACCAGACGGCCAGCGCGAAAGTCGTGGCGTGGTGGGGCACGGATTATCTGTTGCTCGGCAAGTACGACGGGAAGTGGATGATCGTGCACGTGCTGTGGCAGTCGCCGCCGCGGGGGTAG